Proteins co-encoded in one Pelodiscus sinensis isolate JC-2024 unplaced genomic scaffold, ASM4963464v1 ctg58, whole genome shotgun sequence genomic window:
- the LOC142825013 gene encoding uncharacterized protein LOC142825013, which yields MNKPRGSDNPGSFLPACGARKRLEDGSGKGCEPRRAGPLAHGGSRQLPCSQAPGSGAGLGRSGRTLLAREPRPSRAERQGAEAGAESLLRPSVPPAAPRPRAASQAPGRTRGRGSQPARPRAARGEGARSQARLQAARGEGARSQPGPGPHEGKGLAASRPRAARGEGARSQARPRAARGEGARSQARPRAARGEGARSQARPRAARGEGARSQARPRAARGEGARSQQAPGCTRGRGSQPGQAPGCTRGRGSQPGQAPGCTRGRGSQPAGPGPHEGKGLAASRPSPTPRGDCGGGGEMERNGRDAGPHRHGRHLPVQGGTVSAQALAFAGVGKGTVSDTNRAPPGHPGTGALPPNPDPPGHPGTGALPPNPDPPGHPGTGALPPNPDPPGH from the coding sequence ATGAACAAGCCGCGCGGTTCGGACAACCCAGGTTCCTTCCTGCCAGCCTGTGGCGCTCGTAAGCGCCTGGAGGACGGGTCTGGCAAGGGCTGTGAGCCGAGAAGGGCAGGGCCTCTGGCGCACGGGGGCTCTCGCCAATTGCCCTGCTCACAAGCACCGGGCTCCGGGGCCGGTCTGGGACGCTCGGGACGGACCCTTCTGGCTCGTGAACCCAGGCCCAGCCGGGCAGAGCGCCAGGGTGCAGAGGCGGGCGCTGAGTCCCTGCTCCGCCCCTCAGTCCCGCCAGCAGCGCCCCGGCCGCGcgcagccagccaggccccgggcCGCACGAGGGGAAGGGGCTcgcagccagccaggccccgggctgcacgaGGGGAAGGGGCTCGCAGCCAGGCCAGGCTCCAGGCTGCACGAGGGGAAGGGGCTcgcagccagccaggccccgggcCGCATGAGGGGAAGGGGCTCGCAGCCagcaggccccgggctgcacgaGGGGAAGGGGCtcgcagccaggccaggccccgggCCGCACGAGGGGAAGGGGCtcgcagccaggccaggccccgggctgcacgaGGGGAAGGGGCtcgcagccaggccaggccccgggCCGCACGAGGGGAAGGGGCtcgcagccaggccaggccccgggctgcacgaGGGGAAGGGGCTCGCAGCCagcaggccccgggctgcacgaGGGGAAGGGGCtcgcagccaggccaggccccgggctgcacgaGGGGAAGGGGCtcgcagccaggccaggccccgggctgcacgaGGGGAAGGGGCTCGCAGCCAGCAGGCCCCGGGCCGCACGAGGGGAAGGGGCTCGCAGCCAGCAGGCCTAGCCCCACGCCCCGTGGCGACTGTGGGGGAGGCGGAGAGATGGAGAGAAATGGGCGGGACGCGGGGCCACACAGACATGGGCGGCACCTCCCCGTTCAGGGGGGCACGGTGTCCGCCCAAGCCCTGGCATTTGCAGGAGTGGGAAAGGGCACCGTGTCAGATACAAACCGTGCCCCCCCCGGACACCCCGGGACTGGAgcgctgccccccaaccctgacccccccGGACACCCTGGGACTGGAgcgctgccccccaaccctgacccccccGGACACCCTGGGACTGGAgcgctgccccccaaccctgacccccccGGACAC